ATTGCTACAACTCATAGGAAGACTTTAGAGAAGTCTGGTGTGATATTTTGTTCTATTTCTGAGGCTATTAGGGAGTATCCAGATTTAGTGAAGAAGTATTTGTCTAGAGTTGTGCCCCCTGAAGACAATTTTTACGCGGCGCTTAATTCAGCTGTTTTTAGTGATGGATCATTTGTGTATATACCTAAGAACACCAAGTGTCCTATGCAAATATCTACTTATTTTAGAATAAATGCAATGGAAACTGGACAATTCGAGAGGACTTTGATCGTTGCGGATGAAGGGAGTTTTGTGGAGTATTTAGAAGGGTGTACAGCACCTTCGTATGATACGAATCAGGTACATGCTGCTGTGGTGGAATTGTATTGCCATGAAGGTGCAGAGATTAAGTACTCCACCGTGCAGAATTGGTATGCGGGAGATGAGGAAGGTAAAGGAGGGATTTATAATTTCGTTACGAAGAGGGGGCTTTGTGCTGGGGCTCGTTCGAAGATATCATGGACACAAGTGGAGACGGGCTCAGCTATTACCTGGAAATATCCAAGTGTTGTGTTGGAGGGTGATGAATCAGTTGGTGAGTTCTATTCTGTGGCATTGACTAATAATTATCAACAGGCAGATACAGGAACGAAGATGATACACAAAGGGAAGAATACGAGGAGTAGGATTATTTCCAAGGGTATTTCTGCAGGAAACTCTAGAAACTGTTACAGAGGATTAGTTCAGGTCTTATCAAATGCAGAGAATGCTCGGAATTCCTCCCAGTGTGATTCAATGCTCATCGGTGATAATGCTGCGGCCAACACTTATCCATACATTCAGGTAATTAGCTCTTTGTGTAACTTTAATTTTGTTTTCTGTCTCCGCATGATAAAATATATCTGAATGTAACTTTAGCTCTATACCTTTAAAAGTACAATGTTTAGCTGTGACATATGGCCTTGTTACACTTTAGGTGGAAAGCATGCTCTTTCTGTGATCACAGTGTACTTCATTGTATTCTGTTGTCTTCTGATTTATGCATGATGCTGGTACCATTGCGTACCATATTCACTCTCTCATACTACAGAAGCAATATATTTAATCTACCACCTTTTCCCAAGATCGATCCTACTCCAGATgcagaaaaggaaaaaggaaaaaagaggaATTCCACCTTGAAATTAGAATCAGTGAGAAGAGCTGAGAAGAAAAGGTTCAACATATGCAGGGGACGGTTGTTAGTTCCTTTTTCTAGAACAGCAGTTAAAACAAGTTCTTATTAAAAAACAAGTTAATAAATTCCATGCTGGGATAGTCTGCTTGGAAATTGTTAGCTGTCTTGGCAGGTCAATAAATAGCGCCTCATTTTTTGTTGTCTGAGGATATCCCCAGTCTAGGATCATAAAACTAGCAGATCGTACGTTAGTGATGGAGTTCAAAATGAATAAGGGGGGTGCTCCAGGCGTTTGTTTGAAGTTCATTGCCATGAGAAGATgtgtcattttttatttttaatatgtcCACAGAACCTGGGTGGGGTGAAAAGCAACTACGATGGTATCCCTGTGCGTGACAGTGTGGGTGTGTGTTGATTTTTCTAGAGCTGAATTAAGCCTCTCTTGCCGAAGATTATTGTCTACTTCTGCTTGGAGAAGATATTACTTCCTCGGTTCCTCCATTTTTGAACCTATTTAACTGGGCACAAAGTTTAACTAAGAAGAAAGACTTTTGAACCTCGTGGTCTTAATTCTTAAAGACATAACATTTGTGTTACCATACGACTTTTGAAACTTGTCGGTCTAAATATGCcataacatttgtgtggctataaaagcttctcattaaaggtaaaatgggaagtttgtattaaattgtttccaaatttaGAAAGAGGTCACTCCTTTTTTTCTTGGTAACTATCAGTATATTTACCAAGTGGAAATCTGTACAGctcggcaaaaaaaaaaaaatcagtttggaCATAAAGTCCCAAAGTTACACTGCAGAGTAACAAAAGCTGGTTGGTCCACCAACTCCATAAAGGGCTGGTGGGTGGGGTAGAGCCCAATGTCAATGAATCAAAGTTGCCTTTTTATGGTATGGAATGGGAAGTGCAAGAATGGAACACTGACTGCATACACCTACAGAGGATAGAAGTTAAGAGAATGCATGTAACTAGTTCGCCTAAATTTGGTGACTGCTCTACAGTGCACTTCCTGGATGACCTGTTTGATGATCTGCTCTGGTAATCTTCTTTAAGCTTAAAAACTCTGGCATTCCTCTTTTGCCAGATATGGGAGACACATCCACCCAGGACCATTTCTCCTAGCATGAGTAGCTGCCCAGTTCACTTCAGCTTGCCAGTTACAGTCGTGGATTCCTTGCCAATACAGAATCTTTTCCCATATTTATCTAGAATAACTACATCGGAATAGCAAATGATCAACATCCTCCAACATCTTGACATAGGGGGTAGACAGCGTCGTCTATAGTTGCCCTACAGGAAATTCTGTCCAGTGTTTGCAGCCTTATACGCAAAGCAAGATAAAGAATAAACACTCATTTAGGGACACCAAAGTTGTTACAGACCAACCTCGTCCACTGCACCTTTGGATAAACATCTCTACTCAGTTCATACAAATTGAAAAGTCTATAAGTTCACACAAATTGAAACGGATACATGGAGTAATAGATATTGTTATGGATGTAGTGTATGTTTAAGATAAGCAGCAAACCACATGTTCATCTGTTTGAATAACTTATCTTTATACTTGGTCCAGATGAAGTAACATTTACTAATGAATATAGTCGAACTCGGTGGCCTTTGATAACCATCTTAAATCTTGTGGACTCTAAGAAACTTTACCTGCATTAAATTTGGGACGTGATTGCTTCTGGTAAAGTACCGCATGAAACACACTCCCATCCTTGCGATTTGGTGGAGGAACTAGTGCAAACTAATATTAAAAGCAGTCTATAGTCTCTAATATTCTTGATTGGATTACCTTATATGTCTTGCTATATTTTAGAATCTCTTAGAAAGCTTCTGTAGTTTTCCTTACAAAAAAGAAAGCTTCTATAAGAAATAGATTAGTGCATAGGGATCAAAAGAAAAGAACATTTTGTTTCTTTGGTTGTGGCTTTTAAGCTCTAAGTCATATGCTACATGAATTTTGTAGTTATCCTGGTAACTGGAATTAGTAATATTAAATTAAACACATTGATAGGAATTCCCATTTTGGTCAAGTCTTGTTGTGGTAGCTACTGTGCATGTGTGTATATTAACTCTTGTGCTAATTGGAACTCAGATTAGTTTGATTGAGAACTTAATGTAATTGCGTTTTTTACACTTCCGTTTTCACATTTACATATGACATCATTTTATCAGGCCAAGAACCCCTCTGCCCGCGTAGAACATGAAGCCACAACGTCAAAAATCGGTGAAGATCAGTTGTTTTACTTCCAGCAGAGAGGAATTGACTATGAGAAAGCAATGGCTGCAATGATCTCTGGGTTTTGCAGAGATGTTTTCAATGAACTTCCTGATGAATTTGGTGCTGAGGTGAACCAATTAATGAGCTTGAAGCTTGAAGGATCTGTAGGTTAAGCACACCTTTCATTTTGGTTAGCAAGGTTGATTGCTGGCGTGAAAATTTTGGACTTTGTAGCCATCGGTTTTTGTTATCTGTAAAGTTGTAATAGTATCATACACAAACTTTTGCTATTTACACTTATGTAAATAAATAATGTGTCGAGGTGTTATCTTTTGATCCCTTTTTCATACATTTAACAATTCCATGGCTTATAATTGATTGTGCCAGAGAAAGTTACATAATTTCAAGCAAAAATAGATAAAGGGAGAATACCGCTTTAGGAAAAGTACGTTAGTTTTCAATTCCCCGGGCTTAGGGGTCAATTATTGAGCAGTCTTTATCCCTGTAGTCTATTGCTGCCTGTCTAGTTCTTCCTCAGGCCAAAGGCCCAAAAGTGCTCCTATGGACTAGAAGAAATCCCTCTGTGTTTTTCGGCATTTTTATCCAAACATGTAAGTTGTAACTGTTTAATTATAAATTCAGCTCAAACACTTAAAAGATGAATTTTTCAGCACTTGATGCTTAAAAGTTTCTTAAATTCAGTTAATCCAATCGGGTTCTTTGATTCATCCTAAAgcaaacaaaaaggagaaaaggtACAAAAACTGAAAGAAGACTACAAAAGGGACATAAAGGATCTGATTAATGTTTATCTAGGATAGGAGTATAATCTCGCAGTGCTTATCTTTGCAATATTTAACTTGAATACATGCAAGTGAAAAAGATAATTCAATTGAGGGATTAGATTTGAATAGATTTTTCTCTTTAATTGAATGGTATAGGTACATACCATTTATTCAACATAATTCAATTGAGGGATTAGATTTGAATAGATTTTTCTCTTTAATTGAATGGTATAGGTACATACCATTTGTTCAATGGATGAACTTGTAAGTTATCTATTCTGACTATTGTTTTTGGAATTATATTAAGTTCCTTAGAAGTAGTCTAGAAGTTCTTTGTTCTGTTGTTCAAATGAAATTTAGAATACTTTGTTCGCAAGAATCTTCACAAGCTTTTAGTTTGTTGGTAATTAATTATCTTACTCTAAAATGAAAAGGCCAAATAGAATAATTACGAGCTGAaagataaacaaaagaaattaaaagctAAGATATGCCCAAATTGTAAAAATGAAACAAGTGATAACTGAACCAAAAGGAGAAAAAACAAAGCCTCACTTAACCAAATAAAACTT
Above is a genomic segment from Lycium barbarum isolate Lr01 chromosome 12, ASM1917538v2, whole genome shotgun sequence containing:
- the LOC132621305 gene encoding UPF0051 protein ABCI8, chloroplastic, which encodes MASLLTNGISPFCPQPITDQTKLPKGSNFLPNSSTPRTLNSGNFKIRAADVSYDGKATIEAPGKESSFSTSNEDDPLQKFLKRDYKWGFNEKIESFSLPKGLSEETIRLISSRKDEPDWMLEYRLKSYEKFVKMKEPKWSDNKYPEIDFQNMVYYSEPKKKPTLNSLDEADPELVRYFDKLGIPLNEKNRLANVAVDAVLDSVSIATTHRKTLEKSGVIFCSISEAIREYPDLVKKYLSRVVPPEDNFYAALNSAVFSDGSFVYIPKNTKCPMQISTYFRINAMETGQFERTLIVADEGSFVEYLEGCTAPSYDTNQVHAAVVELYCHEGAEIKYSTVQNWYAGDEEGKGGIYNFVTKRGLCAGARSKISWTQVETGSAITWKYPSVVLEGDESVGEFYSVALTNNYQQADTGTKMIHKGKNTRSRIISKGISAGNSRNCYRGLVQVLSNAENARNSSQCDSMLIGDNAAANTYPYIQAKNPSARVEHEATTSKIGEDQLFYFQQRGIDYEKAMAAMISGFCRDVFNELPDEFGAEVNQLMSLKLEGSVG